In Asanoa sp. WMMD1127, one genomic interval encodes:
- a CDS encoding alpha/beta hydrolase, protein MSERKPTVVLVHGAFAESASWSGVVERLRARSIEAVAVANPLRGIARDAAYLRDVVASIPGPVVLVGHSYGGMVITQAAAGNDGVTGLVYVCAFAPDHDESALQLSTKFPGGTLGDALTAYPLSFGGNEFAIRREAFHAQFAADVPAQQAAVLAATQRPVTEAALIAGLPTESPAWRSRPSWFVFGDQDRNIPVALHRWMADRAGAKETHQIAGASHALSVSQPAAVTETIRAAVAA, encoded by the coding sequence ATGAGTGAGCGGAAACCGACCGTCGTCCTGGTGCACGGGGCCTTCGCCGAGTCGGCCAGCTGGTCCGGCGTCGTGGAACGCCTGCGGGCGCGGTCGATCGAGGCGGTCGCGGTGGCCAACCCGCTGCGCGGGATCGCCCGGGACGCCGCCTACCTGCGGGACGTGGTCGCGTCGATCCCCGGGCCGGTGGTGCTGGTGGGCCACTCGTACGGCGGCATGGTGATCACGCAGGCGGCGGCCGGCAACGACGGGGTGACCGGGCTGGTCTACGTGTGCGCGTTCGCGCCCGACCACGACGAGTCGGCGCTGCAGCTGTCGACGAAGTTCCCCGGTGGGACGCTCGGCGACGCCCTGACGGCGTACCCCCTGTCGTTCGGTGGCAACGAGTTCGCCATCCGCCGGGAGGCGTTCCACGCGCAGTTCGCCGCGGACGTGCCGGCGCAGCAGGCGGCGGTGCTGGCCGCGACGCAGCGCCCGGTCACGGAGGCCGCCCTCATCGCCGGGCTGCCGACCGAGTCACCGGCGTGGCGGTCGCGGCCGTCCTGGTTCGTCTTCGGCGACCAGGACCGCAACATCCCGGTCGCGCTGCACCGGTGGATGGCCGACCGGGCGGGCGCCAAGGAGACACACCAGATCGCGGGCGCGTCGCACGCGCTCAGCGTGTCGCAGCCCGCCGCGGTCACCGAGACCATCCGCGCGGCCGTGGCGGCCTGA
- a CDS encoding MarR family transcriptional regulator codes for MTEPRWLDEREGRMWVAFLRMQRAIEVAVDRQLGAAGMTRAEYEVLVPLSTAEERTLRVRDLGAWLNWDRSRISHQLRRMEQRGLITRADCVTDGRGTMVRLTDKGYEKIAAAAPGHVETVRAVLVDRLSPAEIDQLATIAERVAAAEGYAHVPFPSPDDRS; via the coding sequence ATGACCGAACCCCGCTGGCTCGACGAGCGGGAGGGCCGGATGTGGGTGGCCTTCCTGCGCATGCAGCGCGCGATCGAGGTCGCCGTCGACCGGCAGCTCGGCGCCGCCGGGATGACCCGGGCCGAGTACGAGGTGCTCGTCCCGCTGTCGACGGCCGAGGAGCGCACGCTGCGGGTACGCGATCTGGGTGCCTGGCTCAACTGGGACCGCAGCCGGATATCGCACCAGCTCCGGCGGATGGAGCAGCGGGGCCTGATCACGCGCGCCGACTGCGTGACGGACGGCCGGGGCACCATGGTGCGGCTGACCGACAAGGGCTACGAGAAGATCGCCGCGGCGGCGCCCGGCCACGTCGAGACGGTCCGCGCCGTGCTGGTCGACCGGCTCAGTCCGGCCGAGATCGACCAGCTGGCCACGATCGCCGAGCGGGTGGCGGCCGCCGAGGGATACGCGCACGTGCCGTTCCCGTCGCCCGACGACCGCTCCTGA
- a CDS encoding RICIN domain-containing protein, whose product MPLRPIIARTAALGGLVAALLTGSPAHAAAPRDQVPLVDAATVVRSAAEALGGAGLASVVIEERTVAVFWKGDLPPAVRAAVARARSIAPVRVAAAKYSKAELLDASARIEAQLAADPGFHGIKARPDGSGLVVKVDASGARTLAATGGVPVTFSVEERLRPVARNNDSAPWSGGAQIINTSIGAGCTGGYGVNTPSGPAILSAGHCGQPGNRITDGGGEFIGNIGGDDNTYDVLVIPTSTVSNRMYVGGGASNQQLTVTGGGAPFVGERLCQSGNTSANAVGGQICNLQVRFEGTDSQRLWEATQTDGQIAARPGDSGGPVYLDRGDGTVTARGTTTRVAGSGFGFAGFEKAQQRFGVSIPGGSGGGRTGQVVGATSGKCLDINAGATADGTKIQIWTCNGTTAQRWTIGADGTVRGLGKCLDVRSSGTANGTIVQLWGCNGTGAQVWAAGANGSLVNPRSGRCLDVAGNGTADGTQIQLWDCNGTGAQRWTLPA is encoded by the coding sequence ATGCCCCTCCGACCGATCATCGCCCGCACAGCCGCCCTCGGCGGGCTCGTCGCGGCGCTGCTGACCGGCTCGCCGGCCCACGCCGCGGCCCCGCGCGACCAGGTGCCCCTCGTCGACGCGGCGACCGTCGTCCGCTCCGCCGCCGAAGCGCTCGGCGGGGCCGGCCTCGCCTCCGTCGTCATCGAGGAGCGGACCGTCGCCGTGTTCTGGAAGGGCGACCTGCCGCCGGCCGTACGCGCCGCCGTCGCCCGGGCGCGCTCGATCGCGCCGGTCCGCGTGGCCGCGGCGAAGTACTCCAAGGCCGAGCTGCTCGACGCCTCCGCGCGGATCGAGGCGCAGCTGGCGGCCGATCCCGGCTTCCACGGCATCAAGGCCCGGCCTGACGGCTCCGGCCTGGTCGTCAAGGTCGACGCGTCCGGCGCCCGCACGCTCGCGGCCACGGGCGGCGTCCCGGTCACGTTCAGCGTCGAGGAGCGGCTGCGGCCGGTCGCCCGCAACAACGACAGCGCGCCCTGGTCGGGCGGCGCTCAGATCATCAACACGTCGATCGGGGCTGGCTGCACGGGCGGCTACGGCGTCAACACCCCGAGCGGGCCGGCCATCCTCTCTGCCGGCCACTGTGGACAGCCGGGCAACCGGATCACCGACGGTGGCGGCGAGTTCATCGGCAACATCGGCGGCGACGACAACACCTACGACGTGCTGGTCATCCCGACCAGCACGGTCAGCAACCGGATGTACGTCGGTGGCGGCGCCAGCAACCAGCAGTTGACGGTCACCGGCGGCGGGGCGCCGTTCGTCGGCGAGCGCCTGTGCCAGTCGGGCAACACCAGCGCCAACGCGGTCGGCGGCCAGATCTGCAACCTGCAGGTGCGGTTCGAGGGCACCGACTCGCAGCGGCTGTGGGAGGCAACGCAGACGGACGGTCAGATCGCCGCCCGACCCGGCGACAGCGGCGGCCCGGTCTACCTCGACCGGGGCGACGGCACCGTGACCGCCCGCGGCACCACGACCCGGGTCGCCGGTTCCGGGTTCGGCTTCGCGGGCTTCGAGAAGGCCCAGCAGCGGTTCGGGGTGTCCATCCCGGGCGGCAGCGGCGGCGGCCGGACCGGCCAGGTCGTCGGCGCCACGAGCGGCAAGTGCCTCGACATCAACGCCGGCGCCACGGCCGACGGCACGAAGATCCAGATCTGGACCTGCAACGGTACGACCGCGCAGCGCTGGACGATCGGCGCCGACGGCACGGTGCGCGGGCTGGGCAAGTGCCTGGACGTGCGGTCGAGCGGCACCGCCAACGGCACGATCGTGCAGCTGTGGGGCTGCAACGGCACGGGCGCGCAGGTCTGGGCCGCCGGGGCCAACGGGTCGCTGGTCAACCCGCGGTCGGGCCGCTGCCTCGACGTGGCCGGCAACGGCACCGCCGACGGCACGCAGATCCAGCTCTGGGACTGCAACGGCACCGGCGCGCAGCGCTGGACCCTGCCGGCCTGA
- a CDS encoding NAD(P)H-dependent oxidoreductase encodes MSLFRLDASIRVDGSHSRAIADIVESEWRAAHPDDRVVRRDVGTAVIPATTWADAATARYLPPADRSPAQRAAAGLATRFTDELIDADALLFAVPLYNYGVSQHFKAWVDVVVADPRMGAGAEPILAGKPAVLVTVRGGGYGSGTPRAGWDHATPWMRRILGDLWQLDLKVVEAELTLAAETPAMAAFAALGATSRARAEELARAHGRAL; translated from the coding sequence ATGTCCCTGTTCCGGCTCGACGCCAGCATCCGGGTCGACGGCTCGCACAGCCGCGCGATCGCCGACATCGTCGAGAGCGAGTGGCGCGCCGCCCACCCCGACGACCGCGTCGTGCGCAGGGACGTGGGCACCGCCGTCATCCCGGCGACGACCTGGGCCGACGCCGCGACGGCCCGCTACCTGCCGCCGGCGGACCGGAGCCCGGCCCAGCGGGCCGCCGCCGGGCTGGCCACCCGCTTCACCGACGAGCTGATCGACGCCGATGCGCTGCTCTTCGCCGTCCCGCTCTACAACTACGGCGTCTCGCAGCACTTCAAGGCGTGGGTGGACGTCGTGGTGGCCGACCCGCGGATGGGCGCCGGCGCCGAGCCGATCCTCGCCGGCAAGCCCGCCGTGCTGGTCACCGTGCGCGGCGGTGGCTACGGATCCGGCACGCCGCGGGCCGGGTGGGACCACGCCACCCCGTGGATGCGCCGCATCCTCGGCGACCTGTGGCAGCTGGACCTGAAGGTCGTCGAGGCCGAGCTCACCCTCGCCGCCGAGACTCCGGCGATGGCCGCGTTCGCGGCGCTCGGCGCGACGTCCCGGGCCCGGGCCGAGGAGCTCGCCCGCGCACACGGCCGCGCGCTGTAG
- a CDS encoding peroxidase family protein: MGTPHVHGVHAAARDHCLGPGRGAVDRPTGPARYGHMFRDVAPLGADPWVLMRAGSHGGVCDAAAVLDELNADADDATEAAGWPFFGQLVAHDLTADRSPITGGVAAEALRNARAPMLNLEILYSDGPIGSAFLFDVHDPARFLLGPDGGDVPRNQQGVALIGDPRNDVHLFTLSLHVALLRAHNGIVDRLRRQGVPEGEVFTWARESLVRHYQWIVVHDFLPRLVGRPLVDEVLAEGGRWFAPAPGEAFIPLEFADAAYRYGHGQIRHRYRLVEGGPAVPLFPDLVGFGPLPADRRLDLAQIFDLPGHPPAQRAKRLDGTLAASLIGLPEQVTGAVDADAYRSLAVRDLLRGETTGLPSGEQIARLVGVEPLSIDELGIEWSHGTPLWFYVLKEAEHRGDGDRLGPVGGRIVAEVLIGLLRADPASYLSEDPDWTPDLTAAGDRFGLADLLMVGR, from the coding sequence ATGGGCACGCCACACGTGCACGGCGTCCACGCCGCCGCCCGGGACCACTGCCTCGGCCCCGGCCGAGGGGCGGTGGACCGGCCCACCGGACCGGCCCGCTACGGCCACATGTTCCGCGACGTCGCCCCGCTCGGCGCCGACCCGTGGGTGCTGATGCGGGCGGGCAGCCACGGCGGTGTCTGTGACGCCGCGGCGGTGCTCGACGAGCTCAACGCCGACGCGGACGACGCCACCGAGGCGGCCGGCTGGCCGTTCTTCGGTCAGCTCGTCGCGCACGACCTCACCGCCGACCGCTCGCCGATCACCGGGGGAGTGGCCGCCGAGGCCCTCCGCAACGCCCGCGCCCCGATGCTCAACCTGGAGATCCTCTACTCCGACGGCCCGATCGGCTCCGCGTTCCTCTTCGACGTGCACGACCCGGCCCGCTTCCTGCTGGGCCCGGACGGCGGCGACGTGCCTCGCAACCAGCAGGGCGTGGCCCTGATCGGCGACCCGCGCAACGACGTGCACCTGTTCACGCTGAGCCTGCACGTCGCCCTGCTGCGCGCGCACAACGGCATCGTCGACCGGCTGCGCCGGCAGGGCGTGCCGGAGGGCGAGGTGTTCACCTGGGCGCGGGAGTCGCTGGTCCGGCACTACCAGTGGATCGTGGTGCACGACTTCCTGCCGCGGCTGGTCGGCCGCCCGCTGGTCGACGAGGTGTTGGCGGAAGGCGGGCGGTGGTTCGCGCCGGCGCCGGGCGAGGCGTTCATCCCGCTGGAGTTCGCGGACGCCGCCTACCGCTACGGGCACGGGCAGATCCGCCACCGCTACCGGCTGGTCGAGGGCGGGCCGGCGGTGCCGCTGTTCCCGGACCTGGTCGGCTTCGGCCCGCTGCCGGCCGACCGCCGGCTCGACCTCGCGCAGATCTTCGACCTGCCGGGCCATCCCCCGGCCCAGCGCGCGAAGCGCCTCGACGGCACGCTGGCCGCGAGCCTGATCGGTCTCCCCGAGCAGGTGACCGGGGCGGTCGACGCCGACGCGTACCGGTCGCTGGCGGTCCGCGACCTGCTCCGCGGCGAGACCACCGGCCTGCCCAGCGGCGAGCAGATCGCCCGGCTGGTCGGCGTCGAGCCGTTGAGCATCGACGAGCTCGGCATCGAGTGGTCGCACGGCACGCCGCTCTGGTTCTACGTCCTCAAGGAGGCGGAGCACCGCGGCGACGGCGACCGGCTCGGCCCCGTCGGCGGCCGGATCGTGGCCGAGGTGCTGATCGGCCTGCTGCGCGCGGACCCGGCCAGTTACCTCAGCGAGGACCCCGACTGGACCCCGGACCTGACGGCGGCCGGCGATCGTTTCGGCCTGGCCGACCTGCTCATGGTGGGCCGGTGA
- a CDS encoding GNAT family N-acetyltransferase, which translates to MTVAPFHPGLATPADLAAWAAVFSDGQLALAGSSASADEVARRLSTPDGARRWAARSSEGRIVGVASLSPQPHDRSIGFLRLFVAPQARRRGIGSALLAAVRAEVAGLRAVQSTVLAGPPGEPFARTHAGLRVLLRLELQRQPVDAPDTLRRCREIVAVPPDGYTLRHWSGPAPEAAAAGLGTVLARVRDAPGAVLQLPDRHWDPAAVRAWEAELTAGGARLLVGAATHRGEVVAATALTVPAAGGPLADQHDTAVLPAHRGRGLARWIKADQTLRLAAAFPAVRAVTVTVNQDNGPMLAVNRAVGYRRSAERLLLEAPLA; encoded by the coding sequence GTGACGGTCGCACCGTTCCACCCCGGACTGGCGACGCCCGCCGACCTGGCCGCCTGGGCCGCGGTGTTCAGCGACGGGCAGCTCGCGTTGGCCGGAAGCTCCGCGTCCGCCGACGAGGTCGCCCGCCGCCTGTCGACTCCGGACGGCGCACGCCGGTGGGCGGCGCGGTCGTCGGAGGGACGGATCGTCGGCGTCGCCTCGCTGAGCCCGCAGCCGCACGATCGCTCCATCGGCTTCCTGCGGTTGTTCGTCGCGCCGCAGGCCCGCCGCCGGGGCATCGGGTCCGCGTTGCTCGCCGCCGTCCGGGCGGAGGTGGCCGGCCTGCGCGCCGTCCAGTCGACCGTCCTGGCCGGACCGCCCGGAGAGCCGTTCGCCCGGACGCACGCGGGACTGCGGGTGCTGCTGCGTCTCGAGCTCCAGCGCCAGCCGGTCGACGCGCCGGACACGCTGCGGCGGTGCCGGGAGATCGTGGCCGTTCCGCCCGACGGCTACACGCTGCGGCACTGGTCCGGGCCGGCCCCGGAGGCGGCGGCGGCCGGGCTCGGCACCGTGCTGGCGCGCGTGCGGGACGCCCCCGGCGCGGTGCTGCAGCTGCCGGACCGGCACTGGGACCCGGCGGCCGTGCGCGCGTGGGAGGCCGAACTGACGGCCGGCGGCGCGCGGTTGCTGGTCGGCGCCGCGACGCACCGCGGAGAGGTCGTCGCCGCGACGGCGCTCACCGTGCCAGCGGCCGGTGGGCCGCTGGCCGACCAGCACGACACGGCGGTGCTGCCCGCTCATCGCGGCCGCGGTCTGGCCCGCTGGATCAAGGCTGACCAGACGCTCCGGCTGGCGGCGGCCTTCCCGGCCGTGCGGGCCGTCACCGTGACCGTGAACCAGGACAACGGCCCGATGCTCGCGGTCAACCGCGCCGTCGGCTACCGGCGTTCCGCCGAGCGCCTGCTGCTGGAAGCGCCCTTAGCGTAG
- a CDS encoding DUF6220 domain-containing protein: MRKAFVGLSALLVLVVVAQFYFAATGAFGSDFAAHLALGWAVFFLPVVLVLVAAAGRLPGRLIGLPALVAGLAALQVGIAAVADALGDDSTAGVLVFGLHAVNGLAILGVSVAILRATLERALE; this comes from the coding sequence GTGCGGAAAGCGTTCGTCGGCCTGTCGGCCCTGCTCGTGCTGGTCGTGGTGGCCCAGTTCTACTTCGCCGCGACCGGCGCGTTCGGCAGTGACTTCGCGGCCCACCTGGCGCTCGGCTGGGCGGTGTTCTTCCTGCCGGTCGTCCTGGTGCTCGTGGCGGCGGCCGGCCGGCTGCCGGGGCGGCTGATCGGGCTGCCGGCCCTCGTCGCGGGGCTGGCCGCGCTGCAGGTGGGCATCGCCGCGGTGGCCGACGCGCTGGGCGACGACAGCACCGCCGGTGTGCTGGTGTTCGGCCTGCACGCGGTCAACGGCCTGGCCATCCTGGGGGTTTCGGTCGCCATCCTGCGCGCGACCCTGGAGCGGGCTCTCGAGTGA
- a CDS encoding SDR family oxidoreductase: MKVVVIGGTGLVGSQVVRELGDLGHEAVVAAPRTGVNALTGAGLDTALAGAAVVVDVSNAPSFADDAVREFFETSTRNLLAAEVAAGVGHHVALSVVGTDRLQDSGYFRAKQAQEKLIESSGRAYTIVHATQFFEFAGSMADAAADGATVRFAPVLFQPIASAEVAAEVARVAVAEPVNGIVEVAGPERFRMDDFFREALSFRNDTRFVLTDPHAAYFGAELGERTLLPGTDATLGRIRFGTWPGRDGSRH, from the coding sequence ATGAAGGTCGTGGTGATCGGTGGTACGGGCCTGGTCGGGTCGCAGGTCGTGCGGGAGCTGGGTGATCTGGGCCACGAGGCCGTGGTGGCGGCGCCCCGGACCGGTGTGAACGCGCTCACCGGCGCCGGGCTCGACACGGCGCTGGCCGGAGCGGCGGTGGTGGTCGACGTGTCCAACGCACCGTCCTTTGCGGACGATGCCGTGCGGGAGTTCTTCGAGACCTCGACCCGCAACCTGCTCGCCGCCGAGGTCGCGGCGGGCGTGGGCCACCATGTGGCGCTGTCGGTGGTGGGCACCGACCGGCTGCAGGACAGCGGCTACTTCCGGGCCAAGCAGGCGCAGGAGAAGCTCATCGAGAGCTCGGGCCGCGCGTACACGATCGTGCATGCCACGCAGTTCTTCGAGTTCGCGGGGAGCATGGCGGACGCGGCCGCCGACGGTGCGACGGTGCGGTTCGCGCCGGTCCTCTTCCAGCCGATCGCCAGCGCGGAGGTCGCGGCGGAGGTCGCCCGGGTCGCCGTCGCCGAGCCGGTGAACGGCATCGTCGAGGTCGCCGGGCCGGAGCGGTTCCGGATGGACGACTTCTTCCGCGAGGCGCTGTCGTTCCGCAACGACACGCGCTTCGTGCTCACCGACCCGCACGCCGCCTACTTCGGCGCGGAGCTCGGCGAGCGGACCCTGCTGCCGGGAACCGACGCAACCCTGGGCCGGATCCGGTTCGGCACGTGGCCGGGCCGGGACGGCTCCCGGCACTGA